Proteins encoded within one genomic window of Thiothrix litoralis:
- a CDS encoding DUF6444 domain-containing protein: protein MLAPVSHLPTTLDEAHQVIVRQQERIAELEKQVARVAVLEQQVEALQQHIEELVAKFGSSSLNSSKPPSSDSPEQRALRPKRKGSSRAQGGQPGHPRHERALYPAEQVTRTEQYFPESTCPCGGAVAIDWGNPYCHQVTDIAPPPPPDVTEHQFYHGICQSCGIKHHSQWPDWVPSGQMGAGVIAWVVILSGQFRLSMRQIQVLLWEMCQIRFSTGAISNAQGKAIPWMGRCTVKWVSMCANKQCAMPMKPAIIGGRTPIGYGHWRIIRSVTS from the coding sequence TTGTTAGCCCCCGTTTCCCACTTACCCACGACACTGGATGAAGCGCATCAGGTAATCGTGCGCCAACAAGAACGAATAGCTGAGTTGGAGAAGCAAGTGGCACGGGTAGCAGTGCTGGAGCAACAAGTCGAAGCCCTGCAACAACATATCGAAGAACTAGTGGCTAAATTCGGCAGCAGTTCGCTCAACAGTTCCAAACCGCCCTCATCCGACAGTCCCGAACAACGGGCGTTGCGCCCTAAACGCAAGGGGAGTAGCCGCGCTCAGGGTGGCCAACCGGGGCATCCGCGTCACGAACGGGCGTTATATCCTGCCGAACAAGTGACGCGCACCGAACAGTATTTCCCTGAAAGCACCTGTCCCTGTGGCGGTGCAGTGGCGATTGACTGGGGAAACCCTTACTGCCATCAGGTCACGGATATTGCGCCGCCACCACCGCCGGATGTGACGGAACACCAGTTTTACCACGGTATTTGCCAATCCTGCGGCATCAAGCATCACAGTCAGTGGCCCGATTGGGTGCCGAGCGGTCAAATGGGCGCGGGCGTTATTGCATGGGTGGTGATCCTGAGCGGTCAGTTCCGCCTGTCGATGCGTCAGATTCAAGTGCTGTTGTGGGAAATGTGCCAGATACGTTTCAGCACGGGTGCAATCAGCAACGCCCAAGGCAAAGCGATTCCGTGGATGGGCCGCTGTACCGTCAAGTGGGTCAGCATGTGCGCGAACAAGCAGTGTGCCATGCCGATGAAACCCGCCATTATCGGGGGACGAACA